The following are encoded in a window of Sphaerisporangium siamense genomic DNA:
- a CDS encoding ABC transporter ATP-binding protein produces the protein MKNPSIDTRLQPGEDTAEPLLAVDNLHVEFTTRQGVVRAVNGVSYTVNAGESLAVLGESGSGKSVTAQAIMGILDMPPARIPKGEVRFRGTDLLKLSDQARSQIRGQRIAMIFQDALSALNPVFTVGWQISEMFRVHRGVSKRDAMKKAVELMDRVRIPAARQRVNDYPHQFSGGMRQRIMIAMSIALDPEVLIADEPTTALDVTVQAQIMELLAELQRESNMGLILITHDLGVVADVADKIAVMYAGRIVENAPVYDLYKTPAHPYSKGLLDSIPRVDMKGQELYAIKGLPPNLLDMPSGCAFHPRCPYRRDNCLSDVPPLYEISGTRGSACHYYREVLDGTVG, from the coding sequence GTGAAGAACCCTTCGATCGACACGCGCCTGCAGCCGGGCGAGGACACGGCAGAGCCGCTGCTCGCGGTGGACAACCTGCACGTGGAGTTCACCACCCGCCAGGGCGTGGTCCGGGCCGTCAACGGCGTGAGCTACACGGTCAACGCCGGCGAGTCGCTGGCCGTCCTCGGCGAGTCCGGATCGGGCAAGTCCGTGACCGCGCAGGCCATCATGGGCATCCTCGACATGCCGCCCGCACGGATCCCCAAGGGGGAGGTGCGCTTCCGCGGCACCGACCTGCTCAAGCTGTCGGACCAGGCGCGCAGCCAGATCCGCGGCCAGCGCATCGCGATGATCTTCCAGGACGCCCTGTCGGCGCTGAACCCGGTGTTCACCGTCGGATGGCAGATCAGCGAGATGTTCCGCGTCCACCGGGGCGTGTCCAAGCGCGACGCCATGAAGAAGGCCGTCGAGCTCATGGACCGGGTCCGCATCCCGGCCGCGCGCCAGCGGGTCAACGACTACCCGCACCAGTTCTCCGGCGGCATGCGCCAGCGCATCATGATCGCGATGTCGATCGCGCTGGACCCCGAGGTGCTCATCGCCGACGAGCCCACCACCGCGCTGGACGTGACCGTCCAGGCGCAGATCATGGAGCTGCTCGCCGAGCTGCAGCGCGAGAGCAACATGGGGCTCATCCTGATCACTCACGACCTCGGCGTCGTGGCGGACGTCGCCGACAAGATCGCCGTCATGTACGCGGGGCGCATCGTCGAGAACGCCCCCGTGTACGACCTCTACAAGACCCCGGCGCACCCCTACTCCAAGGGCCTTCTGGACTCGATCCCCCGGGTCGACATGAAGGGCCAGGAGCTGTACGCCATCAAGGGCCTTCCGCCGAACCTGCTCGACATGCCCTCGGGCTGTGCCTTCCACCCCCGCTGCCCGTACCGCCGGGACAACTGCCTGAGCGACGTGCCTCCGCTGTACGAGATCAGCGGGACGCGCGGCAGCGCCTGCCACTACTACAGGGAGGTCCTCGATGGCACCGTCGGGTGA
- a CDS encoding ABC transporter ATP-binding protein, translating into MAPSGEPILQVRDLVKHFPLSQGIVFKRQIGAIKAVDGVSFDLHPGETLGVVGESGCGKSTLAKLLMALERPTSGEAKIKGVDLGKARGSELKRMRRNIQMVMQDPYTSLNPRMTVGDIIGEPFEIHSEVAPRGDRRKKVQELLEVVGLNPEHINRYPHQFSGGQRQRIGIARGLALQPEIIICDEPVSALDVSIQAQVMNLLERLQNEFNLAYIFIAHDLSVVRHISDRVAVMYLGKIVELGKDADIYERPSHPYTQALLSAVPVPDPEGREGRERIILQGDPPSPADPPSGCRFRTRCWKAQDICAEQEPLLEIRAGGHPSACHFAEAQDVINA; encoded by the coding sequence ATGGCACCGTCGGGTGAGCCGATTCTTCAGGTCCGTGACCTGGTCAAGCACTTCCCGCTGAGCCAGGGCATCGTCTTCAAGCGTCAGATCGGCGCCATCAAGGCGGTGGACGGCGTCTCGTTCGACCTGCACCCCGGCGAGACCCTCGGCGTCGTCGGCGAGTCCGGCTGCGGCAAGTCCACGCTGGCGAAGCTGCTGATGGCGCTGGAGCGGCCCACCTCGGGAGAGGCGAAGATCAAGGGCGTCGACCTGGGTAAGGCGCGCGGGTCGGAGCTCAAGCGGATGCGCCGCAACATCCAGATGGTCATGCAGGACCCCTACACCTCGCTGAACCCCCGCATGACCGTCGGCGACATCATCGGGGAGCCGTTCGAGATCCACTCCGAGGTGGCGCCCCGGGGCGACCGCCGCAAGAAGGTGCAGGAGCTGCTGGAGGTCGTCGGCCTCAACCCCGAGCACATCAACCGGTACCCGCACCAGTTCTCCGGCGGTCAGCGGCAGCGCATCGGCATCGCCCGCGGCCTGGCGCTCCAGCCTGAGATCATCATCTGCGACGAGCCCGTGTCGGCGCTCGACGTGTCGATCCAGGCCCAGGTGATGAACCTGCTGGAGCGCCTGCAGAACGAGTTCAACCTCGCGTACATCTTCATCGCCCACGACCTGTCGGTCGTCCGGCACATCTCCGACCGGGTCGCGGTGATGTACCTGGGCAAGATCGTGGAGCTGGGCAAGGACGCCGACATCTACGAGCGGCCGAGCCACCCCTACACCCAGGCGCTGCTGTCGGCCGTGCCGGTGCCCGACCCCGAGGGCAGGGAGGGCCGCGAGCGGATCATCCTGCAGGGCGACCCGCCGTCGCCGGCCGACCCGCCGTCGGGCTGCCGGTTCCGCACGCGCTGCTGGAAGGCGCAGGACATCTGCGCCGAGCAGGAACCCCTTCTGGAGATCCGCGCGGGCGGGCACCCGAGCGCCTGCCACTTCGCCGAGGCGCAGGACGTGATCAACGCCTGA
- a CDS encoding SAM hydrolase/SAM-dependent halogenase family protein — MTSVITLLTDYGLEDGFVASCHGVILGIAPQTRIIDVCHLVPAGDIRRGAAILAQTLPYLPAGVHIAAVDPAAACTRRSVVVEAGQRVFIGPDNGLLSWAVLASGGARAAYEITNDELFLTPVSPTFHGRDIYAPVAAHLCAGRKPADLGPEVALDRLLQLPAPTARLGQDAAEGEVLSLDRYGNVQLSVTADDLASLGIRVGDTLAVSMGRRQVTVPFRDTYAAVPPGNLVAFTDSAGMVSVAVNSGDAAQRLGLPPGAHVRLARVTGG, encoded by the coding sequence GTGACCTCTGTCATCACGCTCCTCACCGACTACGGGCTGGAAGACGGCTTCGTGGCGTCGTGCCACGGGGTCATCTTGGGCATCGCCCCGCAGACGCGGATCATCGACGTCTGTCACCTGGTCCCGGCCGGTGACATCCGCCGCGGCGCCGCTATCCTCGCCCAGACGCTGCCGTACCTCCCCGCCGGCGTCCACATCGCCGCCGTCGACCCCGCCGCCGCCTGCACGCGGCGCTCGGTCGTCGTCGAGGCCGGGCAGCGGGTGTTCATCGGCCCGGACAACGGCCTGCTGTCGTGGGCAGTGCTCGCCTCGGGCGGCGCGCGGGCGGCGTACGAGATCACCAACGACGAGCTGTTCCTCACCCCCGTGTCGCCGACCTTCCACGGGCGCGACATCTACGCGCCGGTGGCCGCCCACCTGTGCGCGGGGCGCAAACCCGCCGACCTCGGCCCGGAGGTCGCCCTCGACCGGTTGCTGCAGCTCCCCGCGCCGACGGCGAGGCTCGGCCAGGACGCGGCCGAGGGCGAGGTGCTCTCCCTGGACCGCTACGGCAACGTCCAGCTCTCCGTCACCGCCGACGACCTGGCGTCCCTCGGGATCCGTGTCGGCGACACGCTGGCGGTCTCCATGGGCAGGCGGCAGGTCACCGTCCCGTTCCGCGACACCTACGCCGCCGTGCCGCCGGGCAACCTGGTCGCGTTCACCGACTCGGCGGGCATGGTGTCGGTGGCCGTCAACTCCGGCGACGCCGCCCAGCGCCTCGGCCTGCCGCCGGGAGCGCACGTGCGGCTCGCACGGGTGACCGGCGGATGA
- a CDS encoding DUF3263 domain-containing protein has product MDTAPDHGDGDAEDAAVPDAEDAAVPHAAGELSARDRELLAFERQWWRHAGAKEQAIRETFEISATRYYQLLGRLIDRPEALAHDPMTVKRLRRLRASRQRERAARRLGMRP; this is encoded by the coding sequence ATGGACACCGCGCCGGACCACGGTGACGGCGACGCCGAGGACGCCGCAGTTCCCGACGCCGAGGACGCCGCGGTTCCCCACGCCGCCGGGGAGCTGTCCGCCAGGGACCGCGAGCTCCTCGCCTTCGAACGCCAGTGGTGGCGCCACGCGGGGGCCAAGGAGCAGGCGATCCGCGAGACGTTCGAGATCTCGGCGACGCGGTACTACCAGTTGCTCGGCCGGCTCATCGACCGTCCCGAGGCGCTGGCCCACGATCCGATGACCGTGAAGCGGCTGCGGCGGCTGCGCGCCTCCCGGCAGCGCGAGCGCGCGGCGCGGCGTCTCGGTATGCGTCCCTGA
- the otsB gene encoding trehalose-phosphatase, giving the protein MIGLDFDGTLAPIVPDPADARVAPEAAAALVRLGGLVGAVAIVTGRPAATAIEYGRVPGGPGLADVPGLVVLGQYGLERWEGGRVTSPPPPPGVERVRAEVPALVASLGFTLTDGAEPGVTLEDKGRAVAVHTRRAPDPEGTLRALREPLAKLAAETGLAVEPGRLVLELRPSGMDKGHALGAFLAERAARSVLFAGDDLGDLAAFEAVRLSGLPGVTVCSASTEVTELARRADVVVDGPAGVAALLTALADALPPRATS; this is encoded by the coding sequence GTGATCGGCCTCGACTTCGACGGCACGCTGGCGCCCATCGTCCCCGACCCCGCCGACGCCCGCGTCGCCCCCGAGGCCGCCGCCGCGCTGGTGCGGCTCGGCGGCCTGGTGGGCGCCGTCGCGATCGTCACCGGCCGCCCCGCCGCCACCGCCATCGAGTACGGCCGGGTGCCCGGCGGGCCCGGCCTCGCCGACGTCCCCGGGCTGGTCGTCCTCGGCCAGTACGGCCTCGAACGCTGGGAGGGCGGGCGGGTGACCTCGCCACCGCCCCCGCCCGGCGTCGAGCGCGTCCGCGCCGAGGTGCCCGCCCTGGTGGCCTCCCTCGGGTTCACCCTCACCGACGGCGCCGAGCCGGGCGTGACCCTGGAGGACAAGGGCCGGGCCGTCGCCGTCCACACCCGCCGCGCCCCGGACCCGGAGGGGACGCTGCGGGCCCTGCGCGAGCCCTTGGCCAAGCTCGCCGCCGAGACCGGGCTCGCGGTCGAGCCGGGGCGGCTGGTCCTGGAGCTCAGGCCGTCCGGCATGGACAAGGGCCACGCGCTCGGCGCTTTCCTGGCCGAGCGCGCCGCGCGGTCGGTGCTGTTCGCCGGGGACGACCTGGGCGACCTGGCGGCGTTCGAGGCCGTACGCCTGTCGGGCCTGCCGGGCGTGACGGTGTGCAGCGCCTCCACCGAGGTCACCGAGCTGGCCCGGCGCGCCGACGTCGTCGTGGACGGCCCGGCCGGGGTCGCGGCGCTGCTCACGGCGCTGGCGGACGCGCTTCCGCCGCGCGCCACGAGCTGA
- a CDS encoding MFS transporter: protein MSSTAVVRSLTRDRPTWLIYFQLCIFATYLYGLSAALPLLRLDQGVSQAVAGLHGTAMAAGGVTSGLAMPRVMARLGRRLTTWIGTAAMTFGVTLVALTPALPVTLLGYGLASAGGSIALYAGMSVLSDHHGVAGPAAINEANAVGVTVGIGVSYLISALAPTPLGWRAGILVTPVAALLLLALMGRVWIPRDTSAGRASAREVPTGPKVPYDWRFHTACGVLFCLVAMEFLFNMWAARLLADRTGMTAAAAATGLTAFTVGVAAGRFAAGRLTLRFDPTPLLTCALFVTLTGWAVFWLGDTPALCYAGLVLSGVGAAVQFPLGLARVIASSGGRAAEASAAASVWASTATGVGPFALGALADGFGTHTAFLIVPLLIFCAVCGIAVSSWRAAEARPPAP from the coding sequence GTGAGCTCGACCGCTGTCGTCCGATCGCTCACCCGGGACCGCCCCACCTGGCTCATCTACTTCCAGCTCTGCATCTTCGCGACCTACCTGTACGGCCTGTCCGCCGCGCTCCCGCTGCTGCGCCTCGACCAGGGCGTCTCGCAGGCCGTCGCGGGCCTGCACGGCACGGCCATGGCCGCCGGCGGCGTGACCAGCGGCCTCGCCATGCCGCGCGTGATGGCCAGGCTCGGCCGGCGCCTGACGACCTGGATCGGCACGGCCGCGATGACGTTCGGGGTCACGCTGGTGGCCCTCACCCCGGCGCTCCCGGTCACACTGCTCGGGTACGGGCTGGCCAGCGCGGGCGGCTCGATCGCGCTGTACGCCGGCATGTCGGTGCTGAGCGACCACCACGGCGTCGCGGGGCCCGCGGCCATCAACGAGGCCAACGCGGTCGGCGTGACGGTCGGCATCGGCGTGTCCTACCTGATCAGCGCGCTGGCGCCCACCCCGCTCGGCTGGCGCGCCGGCATCCTGGTCACGCCGGTCGCGGCATTGCTGCTGCTCGCCCTGATGGGCCGCGTGTGGATCCCGCGGGACACCTCGGCGGGGCGCGCGTCGGCGCGTGAGGTCCCCACCGGCCCCAAGGTCCCCTACGACTGGCGGTTCCACACCGCGTGCGGGGTGCTGTTCTGCCTGGTGGCGATGGAGTTCCTGTTCAACATGTGGGCGGCCAGGCTGCTGGCCGACCGCACCGGCATGACGGCCGCCGCCGCGGCCACCGGGCTGACGGCGTTCACCGTCGGCGTCGCCGCCGGCCGGTTCGCGGCCGGGCGGCTGACCCTGCGGTTCGATCCCACGCCGCTGCTGACCTGCGCGCTGTTCGTGACCCTCACCGGCTGGGCGGTGTTCTGGCTCGGCGACACACCGGCGCTGTGCTACGCCGGCCTGGTGCTGAGCGGCGTCGGCGCCGCGGTGCAGTTCCCGCTCGGCCTGGCGAGGGTCATCGCGTCCTCGGGCGGCCGCGCGGCCGAGGCCAGCGCGGCGGCCTCGGTGTGGGCCTCCACCGCGACCGGTGTCGGCCCGTTCGCGCTCGGGGCCCTGGCGGACGGCTTCGGCACGCACACGGCGTTCCTGATCGTCCCGCTGCTGATCTTCTGTGCCGTCTGCGGGATCGCGGTCAGCTCGTGGCGCGCGGCGGAAGCGCGTCCGCCAGCGCCGTGA
- a CDS encoding alpha,alpha-trehalose-phosphate synthase (UDP-forming) gives MNTVLMASNRGPVSFTLADDGTLTMRRGGGGMVSGLSEVAKDADVLWVCAALSDGDRSAVRRAPGGRLDQAGYDTGAVRMLDIPPATFHRAYNAVANSTLWFVNHLLYDTPNSPQFDTRFRREWESYQDYNAAFALALAEEAAHGARVMIQDYHLTLAPAMLRVERPDLRIAHFSHTPWAPPEYFSLLPDDISAELLSGILGADRAGFLTARWASAFMDCCETLLGAHVDRAARTITYEDRVTRVGVHPLGVDGDALWARALEPDVESHMTALRERVGDKKLIVRIDRTELSKNIVRGLLAYKQFLTDHPEWHGKVVHLAFAYPSRHDLPEYREYTAAVQRCATEIEDEFGGEDWDPLILNVNDDYARSLAAYRMADVLLVNPIRDGMNLVAKEGPILAPHCALVLSREAGAAAELGADALVVNPYDVSGTANALHDALVLPEEERAKRGARLRAAATALPPHQWFADQLAALDC, from the coding sequence ATGAACACGGTACTCATGGCCTCGAACCGGGGCCCGGTCTCGTTCACGCTCGCCGACGACGGCACGCTGACCATGCGCAGAGGCGGCGGGGGCATGGTCTCCGGGCTCTCCGAGGTCGCCAAGGACGCCGACGTCCTGTGGGTCTGCGCCGCCCTCTCCGACGGCGACCGCAGCGCCGTGCGCCGCGCCCCCGGCGGCCGGCTGGACCAGGCGGGCTACGACACCGGCGCGGTGCGCATGCTGGACATCCCGCCCGCGACGTTCCACCGCGCCTACAACGCGGTGGCCAACTCGACGCTGTGGTTCGTCAACCACCTGCTCTACGACACGCCGAACTCCCCGCAGTTCGACACCCGCTTCCGCCGCGAGTGGGAGTCCTACCAGGACTACAACGCCGCGTTCGCGCTGGCCCTGGCCGAGGAGGCCGCGCACGGCGCCCGCGTCATGATCCAGGACTACCACCTGACCCTGGCCCCCGCGATGCTGCGGGTGGAACGCCCCGACCTGCGCATCGCGCACTTCTCGCACACCCCCTGGGCGCCGCCCGAGTACTTCTCGCTGCTGCCCGACGACATCTCCGCCGAGCTGCTGTCCGGCATCCTGGGCGCCGACCGCGCGGGCTTCCTCACCGCCCGCTGGGCCTCGGCGTTCATGGACTGCTGCGAGACGCTGCTCGGCGCGCACGTCGACCGCGCCGCGCGCACGATCACCTACGAGGACCGGGTGACCCGCGTCGGCGTCCATCCCCTCGGCGTGGACGGCGACGCGCTGTGGGCGCGGGCGCTGGAGCCGGACGTCGAGTCCCACATGACGGCGCTGCGCGAGCGGGTGGGCGACAAGAAGCTCATCGTGCGCATCGACAGGACCGAGCTGTCCAAGAACATCGTGCGCGGCCTGCTCGCCTACAAGCAGTTCCTGACCGACCATCCCGAGTGGCACGGCAAGGTCGTCCACCTGGCCTTCGCCTACCCCTCGCGCCACGACCTGCCCGAGTACCGCGAGTACACCGCGGCCGTGCAACGCTGCGCCACCGAGATCGAGGACGAGTTCGGCGGCGAAGACTGGGATCCGCTGATCCTCAACGTCAACGACGACTACGCCCGGTCGCTGGCGGCCTACCGCATGGCCGACGTCCTGCTCGTGAACCCGATCAGGGACGGCATGAACCTGGTCGCCAAGGAGGGCCCGATCCTCGCGCCGCACTGCGCGCTCGTGCTGTCGCGCGAGGCGGGCGCGGCCGCGGAGCTCGGGGCCGACGCCCTGGTGGTCAACCCTTACGACGTCTCGGGCACGGCGAACGCCCTGCACGACGCGCTGGTGCTGCCGGAGGAGGAGCGCGCCAAGCGCGGGGCGCGCCTGCGCGCGGCGGCCACCGCGCTGCCCCCGCACCAGTGGTTCGCCGACCAGCTCGCCGCCCTCGACTGCTGA